In Actinoplanes sp. NBC_00393, a single genomic region encodes these proteins:
- the dnaK gene encoding molecular chaperone DnaK, whose product MARAVGIDLGTTNSCVSVLEGGEPTVIANAEGSRTTPSIVAFARNGEVLVGEVAKRQAVTNPDRTIRSVKREIGTNWSMDIDGKKYTPQEISARVLMKLKRDAEAYLGEQITDAVITVPAYFNDAQRTATKEAGEIAGLNVLRIVNEPTAAALAYGLDKGSKEQTVLVFDLGGGTFDVSLLELGDGVIEVKSTSGDNHLGGDDWDQRIIDHLVKTFRGEHGIDLSQDKMALQRLREAAEKAKIELSAATTTSINLPYITAGANGPLHLDTSLSRAEFQRMTQDLLDRCKGPFESAIKDADVKLSDIDHVILVGGSTRMPAVTELVNNLIGREPNKGVNPDEVVAVGAALQAGVLKGEVKDVLLLDVTPLSLGIETKGGIMHKLVERNTTIPAHRSEVYTTADDNQPSVLIQVYQGEREMAAYNKKLGTFELSGIAPAPRGVPQIEVSFDIDANGIVHVSAKDLGTGKEQKMTITGGSALPKDDIERMMRDAQDHADEDKKRREDAETRNLAEQLQWQTEKFLAESGDKLPEDSKNKIGEALGELRGALGGTDIEKIKSAHERLSQVSQEAGSLLYAQGGEAPQAGPGAGEPGGAPGGAPGAGPAAGGDDVVDAEIVEDDKK is encoded by the coding sequence CGGACCATTCGCTCGGTGAAGCGGGAGATCGGCACCAACTGGTCGATGGACATCGACGGTAAGAAGTACACCCCGCAGGAGATCTCCGCGCGGGTGCTGATGAAGCTCAAGCGCGACGCCGAGGCCTACCTGGGTGAGCAGATCACCGACGCGGTCATCACCGTCCCGGCGTACTTCAACGACGCGCAGCGCACCGCCACCAAGGAGGCGGGCGAGATCGCGGGTCTGAACGTCCTGCGGATCGTGAACGAGCCCACCGCCGCCGCCCTGGCGTACGGGCTGGACAAGGGCTCCAAGGAGCAGACCGTCCTGGTCTTCGACCTCGGCGGCGGCACCTTCGACGTCTCCCTGCTCGAGCTCGGTGACGGCGTCATCGAGGTGAAGTCGACCTCCGGTGACAACCACCTGGGCGGCGACGACTGGGACCAGCGGATCATCGACCACCTGGTCAAGACCTTCCGTGGCGAGCACGGCATCGACCTGTCCCAGGACAAGATGGCCCTGCAGCGTCTGCGTGAGGCCGCGGAGAAGGCGAAGATCGAGCTCTCCGCCGCCACCACCACCAGCATCAACCTGCCGTACATCACGGCCGGCGCGAACGGTCCGCTGCACCTGGACACCTCGCTGAGCCGGGCCGAGTTCCAGCGCATGACGCAGGACCTGCTCGACCGCTGCAAGGGCCCGTTCGAGTCCGCGATCAAGGACGCCGACGTCAAGCTCTCCGACATCGACCACGTCATCCTGGTCGGCGGCTCGACGCGGATGCCCGCGGTCACCGAGCTGGTCAACAACCTGATCGGCCGCGAGCCGAACAAGGGCGTCAACCCGGACGAGGTCGTCGCCGTCGGCGCCGCGCTGCAGGCCGGTGTGCTCAAGGGCGAGGTCAAGGACGTCCTGCTGCTCGATGTCACCCCGCTGTCGCTGGGCATCGAGACCAAGGGCGGCATCATGCACAAGCTGGTGGAGCGCAACACCACCATCCCGGCGCACCGCTCCGAGGTCTACACCACGGCGGACGACAACCAGCCCTCCGTGCTGATCCAGGTCTACCAGGGTGAGCGCGAGATGGCGGCGTACAACAAGAAGCTCGGCACCTTCGAGCTCAGCGGTATCGCGCCGGCCCCGCGCGGCGTGCCGCAGATCGAGGTCTCCTTCGACATCGACGCGAACGGCATCGTGCACGTGTCCGCCAAGGACCTGGGCACGGGCAAGGAGCAGAAGATGACGATCACCGGCGGCTCGGCGCTGCCGAAGGACGACATCGAGCGGATGATGCGCGACGCGCAGGACCACGCGGACGAGGACAAGAAGCGCCGCGAGGACGCGGAGACCCGCAACCTGGCCGAGCAGCTGCAGTGGCAGACCGAGAAGTTCCTGGCGGAGAGCGGCGACAAGCTCCCCGAGGACAGCAAGAACAAGATCGGCGAGGCGCTCGGCGAGCTGCGTGGCGCGCTCGGCGGCACGGACATCGAGAAGATCAAGTCGGCGCACGAGCGGCTGTCCCAGGTCTCCCAGGAGGCCGGTTCGCTGCTCTACGCGCAGGGCGGCGAGGCTCCGCAGGCCGGCCCGGGCGCCGGTGAGCCGGGCGGCGCGCCCGGTGGCGCTCCTGGCGCTGGTCCGGCCGCCGGCGGGGACGACGTCGTCGACGCCGAGATCGTGGAGGACGACAAGAAGTGA
- the grpE gene encoding nucleotide exchange factor GrpE produces the protein MSARDDENDGPVTEREVIQGEIDSMSEETSEEEPVKPVGAHRAPDEEEEAPVSEGKSGLGAELTALRSELDERTHDLQRVTAEYANYRKRVDRDRGAAAEQTTGAVLTALLPVLDDIDRAREHGDLVGPFASVAEQLTAVTGKLGLVAFGEKGDPFDPNRHEAVAHQTSADVTEPTCVEVMRRGYTLGERLLRPAMVAVADPE, from the coding sequence GTGAGTGCCCGGGACGACGAGAACGACGGTCCGGTGACCGAGCGGGAAGTCATCCAGGGAGAGATCGATTCGATGTCCGAGGAGACTTCCGAGGAGGAGCCGGTGAAGCCGGTCGGCGCACACCGCGCCCCCGACGAGGAGGAAGAGGCCCCGGTGAGCGAGGGGAAGTCCGGCCTCGGTGCCGAGCTCACCGCGCTGCGGAGCGAGCTCGACGAGCGGACCCACGACCTGCAGCGGGTGACCGCGGAGTATGCGAACTACCGCAAGCGGGTGGATCGCGACCGGGGTGCGGCGGCCGAGCAGACCACCGGCGCGGTGCTCACCGCACTGCTGCCGGTGCTCGACGACATCGACCGGGCGCGCGAGCACGGCGACCTGGTCGGCCCGTTCGCCTCGGTCGCGGAACAGCTCACCGCGGTGACCGGGAAGCTGGGGCTGGTCGCGTTCGGCGAGAAGGGCGACCCCTTCGACCCGAATCGGCATGAGGCGGTCGCGCACCAGACGTCCGCGGACGTCACCGAGCCGACCTGCGTCGAGGTGATGCGTCGCGGCTACACGCTGGGCGAGCGGCTGCTGCGCCCGGCGATGGTCGCGGTCGCCGATCCGGAGTGA
- the dnaJ gene encoding molecular chaperone DnaJ, translating to MSSKDWLEKDFYAVLGVTKSASPDEIKKAYRKLARDLHPDRNPGNKEAEEKFKAASEAYDVLADDKKRKEYDEMRSLFGSGAFRRGARTGGGAQFDPSDLFGGFSGAGGAAGADRRFGGSGFSDIFSSIFSGGGGGAGPATRRGPQRGRDVETEVTLDFAQAVRGTTLPLTLRTPGACDTCRGSGAKPGTTPRACAKCQGTGLISSNQGSFSFSEPCRDCQGSGSIVDEKCPECRGTGGVTKTRTINVRFPAGVADGQRIRLSGRGEPGDRGGPAGDLYVQVKVRPDDLFGRSGDDLTLTVPISMAEAVLGADLRVPTLDSPVTLRVPPGTPSGRKLRARGKGVVRKEGQAGDLIVTVEVQIPAGVTGEARDALEKFAKLTPPPARDRLEARVRKAAG from the coding sequence ATGAGCTCGAAGGACTGGCTCGAGAAGGACTTCTACGCCGTGCTGGGCGTGACCAAGTCCGCCTCACCCGACGAGATCAAGAAGGCGTACCGGAAGCTCGCCCGGGACCTGCATCCCGACCGCAACCCTGGCAACAAGGAGGCGGAGGAGAAGTTCAAGGCGGCGTCCGAGGCCTACGACGTGCTCGCCGACGACAAGAAGCGCAAAGAGTACGACGAGATGCGCTCGCTCTTCGGCTCGGGCGCGTTCCGTCGTGGCGCGCGTACCGGTGGGGGCGCCCAGTTCGACCCGTCGGACCTGTTCGGCGGGTTCTCCGGGGCGGGCGGCGCCGCGGGCGCCGACCGCCGGTTCGGCGGCAGCGGCTTCTCCGACATCTTCAGCTCGATCTTCTCCGGTGGTGGCGGGGGAGCCGGGCCGGCGACGCGACGCGGACCGCAGCGCGGCCGCGACGTCGAGACCGAGGTGACGCTGGACTTCGCCCAGGCGGTACGCGGCACCACCCTGCCGCTCACCCTGCGGACCCCCGGTGCCTGTGACACCTGCCGGGGTTCCGGCGCCAAGCCGGGAACCACCCCGCGGGCCTGCGCGAAATGCCAGGGCACCGGCCTGATCTCCAGCAACCAGGGCTCGTTCAGCTTCTCCGAGCCGTGCCGGGACTGCCAGGGCTCCGGCAGCATCGTGGACGAGAAGTGCCCGGAGTGCCGGGGCACCGGCGGGGTCACCAAGACCCGGACGATCAACGTGCGTTTCCCGGCCGGGGTGGCCGACGGCCAGCGGATCCGGCTCAGCGGCCGGGGCGAGCCGGGCGACCGCGGCGGACCGGCCGGCGACCTGTACGTGCAGGTCAAGGTGCGGCCCGACGACCTCTTCGGGCGCAGCGGCGACGACCTCACGCTGACCGTGCCGATCAGCATGGCCGAGGCGGTGCTCGGCGCCGACCTGCGGGTGCCCACCCTGGACAGCCCGGTCACGCTGCGGGTCCCACCGGGTACGCCGAGCGGCCGCAAACTGCGGGCCCGGGGCAAGGGTGTGGTCCGCAAGGAGGGGCAGGCGGGTGACCTGATCGTCACCGTCGAGGTACAGATCCCGGCCGGCGTGACCGGCGAGGCCCGGGACGCGTTGGAGAAGTTCGCGAAGCTCACCCCGCCGCCGGCGCGGGACCGGCTCGAGGCGCGGGTGCGCAAAGCCGCTGGTTAG
- a CDS encoding heat shock protein transcriptional repressor HspR — MYEEISISVEQASDAKVLIISVAARLAGMHPQTLRQYDRLGLVQPGRAGGGGRRYSERDVALLREVQRLSQEDGVNLAGIKRIIGLEQLVGDLQQRVAELEHQLDEAYSRMAQMEAMRNPYAGRDLVRQETHSTALVVWRPRRSPDK; from the coding sequence ATGTATGAAGAGATCAGCATCTCGGTGGAACAGGCCTCCGACGCGAAGGTCCTGATCATCTCGGTGGCAGCCCGGTTGGCCGGGATGCACCCGCAGACTCTCCGGCAGTACGACCGGCTCGGACTGGTGCAGCCGGGCCGGGCCGGTGGTGGCGGCCGGCGGTACAGCGAGCGCGACGTCGCGCTGCTCCGGGAGGTGCAGCGGCTCAGCCAGGAGGACGGCGTCAACCTGGCCGGCATCAAGCGCATCATCGGCCTGGAGCAGCTGGTCGGCGACCTGCAGCAGCGGGTGGCCGAGCTGGAGCATCAGCTCGACGAGGCGTACTCACGGATGGCCCAGATGGAAGCGATGCGCAATCCGTACGCCGGACGCGACCTGGTGCGCCAGGAGACCCACTCGACGGCATTGGTCGTCTGGCGGCCGCGCCGCTCTCCGGACAAGTAG
- a CDS encoding cation:proton antiporter — translation MLGRLGRRVGLSPIPLYLLAGLAFGHGGLIPLSASEEFIAIGAQIGVILLLVMLGLEYSADELVGNLRSAAPAGLIDMLLNAIPGAAFALLLGWDWKAALVLAGITWVSSSGVIAKVLGDLGRVGNRETPVILSVLVIEDLAMAFYLPIATAVLAGSGLIPGLSTLGVAVVTVIAVLVVAIRYGGEISRFMSVKDPEALLLSVLGLTIFIAGVAGELKVSEAVGAFLVGIALSGPVAHHATQMLSPLRDLFAAVFFVFFGLSTDPAAMPPVLLPALGLAVLTMLTKVVTGYLAARRVGIALPGRLRAGLALMPRGEFSVVIAGLAVVYGVDPRLAPLATAYVLITVVTGPMLARLPDYRWFKELVRRRMAAQQAAAKPLPTTE, via the coding sequence ATGCTCGGTCGCCTGGGCCGCCGCGTCGGTCTGTCCCCGATCCCGCTCTATCTGCTGGCCGGCCTGGCATTCGGGCACGGTGGGTTGATCCCGCTCTCGGCGAGCGAGGAGTTCATCGCCATCGGCGCCCAGATCGGTGTGATCCTGCTGCTGGTCATGCTGGGCCTGGAGTACTCCGCCGACGAACTGGTCGGCAACCTGCGCTCGGCCGCACCGGCCGGGCTGATCGACATGCTGCTGAACGCGATACCCGGCGCCGCGTTCGCGTTACTGCTCGGCTGGGACTGGAAGGCCGCCCTGGTCCTGGCCGGCATCACCTGGGTCTCCTCCTCCGGCGTGATCGCCAAGGTGCTGGGCGACCTGGGCCGGGTGGGTAACCGGGAAACCCCGGTCATCCTGTCCGTGCTGGTCATCGAGGACCTGGCGATGGCCTTCTACCTGCCGATCGCCACCGCGGTGCTGGCCGGTTCCGGGCTGATCCCGGGCCTCAGCACGCTGGGGGTCGCGGTGGTCACGGTGATCGCGGTCCTGGTCGTGGCGATCCGGTACGGCGGTGAGATCAGCCGGTTCATGTCGGTGAAGGACCCCGAGGCCCTCCTGCTCAGCGTCCTGGGCCTGACCATCTTCATCGCCGGCGTGGCCGGCGAGCTCAAGGTCTCCGAGGCGGTCGGCGCCTTCCTCGTCGGCATCGCCCTGTCCGGCCCGGTGGCACACCACGCCACACAGATGCTCTCTCCGCTGCGGGACCTGTTCGCCGCGGTGTTCTTCGTCTTCTTCGGTCTGTCCACCGATCCGGCCGCCATGCCCCCGGTGCTGTTGCCCGCCCTCGGCCTGGCCGTACTGACCATGCTCACCAAGGTGGTGACCGGCTATCTGGCCGCTCGCCGGGTGGGCATCGCCCTGCCCGGTCGGCTGCGTGCCGGTCTGGCTCTGATGCCCCGGGGCGAGTTCTCGGTGGTGATCGCCGGCCTGGCGGTCGTCTACGGGGTGGATCCCCGACTGGCCCCGCTCGCCACGGCGTACGTGTTGATCACCGTGGTGACCGGTCCGATGCTGGCACGACTGCCCGACTACCGATGGTTCAAGGAACTCGTGCGACGCCGGATGGCAGCCCAGCAGGCAGCCGCGAAACCGCTGCCTACCACGGAGTGA
- a CDS encoding cation:proton antiporter regulatory subunit has translation MRVRVEQTPLPGIGVRHDLVTSSGRTVGVVSHRNGRRDLVLYDVDDPDASLASIPLTDDEAEALADVLGASLMLGQLAGLRQQAAGLLTEQIALPAGSPFVGRKLGDTRTRSRTGASIVAVLRDREVIASPGPAFKFEANDVVVAVGTRKGLDGVTAILAGDDDG, from the coding sequence GTGCGCGTACGGGTGGAACAGACTCCGCTGCCGGGAATCGGCGTCCGCCATGACCTGGTGACCTCTTCCGGGCGGACGGTCGGGGTGGTCTCGCACCGCAACGGCCGCCGCGACCTGGTCCTGTACGACGTGGACGATCCCGACGCGAGTCTGGCCTCGATCCCGCTCACCGACGACGAGGCCGAAGCCTTGGCGGACGTCCTCGGCGCGTCCCTGATGCTCGGTCAGCTCGCCGGCCTCCGGCAGCAGGCGGCCGGTCTGCTCACCGAGCAGATCGCCCTGCCCGCCGGTTCCCCGTTCGTGGGCCGCAAGCTGGGCGACACCCGGACGCGCAGCCGGACGGGCGCCTCCATCGTGGCCGTGCTGCGCGATCGGGAGGTGATCGCGTCACCGGGTCCCGCCTTCAAGTTCGAGGCGAACGACGTGGTGGTGGCGGTCGGCACCCGCAAGGGCCTGGACGGCGTCACCGCCATCCTGGCCGGCGACGACGACGGCTGA
- a CDS encoding sugar efflux transporter: MSLSRRLLPLALMFLTTGIATAVVGPFLGLFLSTAVEASPVQVTFFLVTASLSGVAMSWAIGRISDRRPMRRTLLIIAALAGCAGTGLTAFIRDYWVLLALTATATAIAGSLFPQSFAYARQVLQRDDPSKAAMGISTLRTVFSIAWVGGPTLAAFLLEAGDFRYVYGAASVMYLIAALVAVRWLPEIEAPAPPRHGEKAPARAPWVVYPILLGFALMQTSMVLSVQAMPLFVTTELGGSVGDTGLLLGLCAALEIPLMLGFGWLSTRMPLRRIILAGAVCGVLYQALASSATSVWMLAAAQVPNAILIAAVSGLGISYFQDMMPHYPGRATTMFTNTFPIGQILAAPLFGLAQEFGFRLAYGLNLTLSVLGLLLLVAFRPPAVTVEPAESDHKSAAGQG, translated from the coding sequence GTGTCTCTGTCGCGGCGGTTGCTTCCCCTCGCCCTGATGTTCCTCACCACCGGCATCGCGACGGCGGTGGTGGGACCGTTTCTCGGCCTGTTCCTCAGCACCGCGGTCGAGGCCAGTCCGGTCCAGGTGACCTTCTTCCTGGTGACCGCCTCGCTCTCCGGCGTGGCGATGTCCTGGGCGATCGGCCGCATCTCGGACCGCCGGCCGATGCGGCGCACCCTGCTGATCATCGCCGCCCTCGCCGGCTGCGCCGGCACCGGTCTCACCGCATTCATCAGGGATTACTGGGTGCTGCTCGCGCTCACCGCGACGGCCACGGCCATCGCCGGGTCACTCTTCCCCCAATCTTTCGCGTACGCGCGACAGGTGCTCCAACGTGACGATCCCAGCAAAGCCGCGATGGGCATCAGCACGCTCCGCACCGTGTTCTCGATCGCCTGGGTCGGCGGCCCGACCCTGGCCGCGTTCCTCCTGGAGGCCGGCGACTTCCGGTACGTCTACGGCGCCGCATCCGTCATGTACCTGATCGCGGCGCTCGTGGCGGTGCGCTGGCTGCCCGAGATCGAGGCGCCGGCACCGCCCCGGCACGGCGAGAAGGCCCCCGCCCGTGCCCCGTGGGTGGTCTACCCGATCCTGCTGGGTTTCGCCCTGATGCAGACCTCGATGGTGCTCAGCGTCCAGGCCATGCCGCTGTTCGTCACCACCGAGCTGGGCGGCTCGGTCGGCGACACCGGTCTGCTCCTGGGCCTCTGCGCCGCACTGGAGATCCCGCTGATGCTGGGCTTCGGCTGGCTCTCCACCCGGATGCCGCTGCGCCGGATCATCCTGGCCGGCGCCGTCTGCGGCGTCCTGTACCAGGCTCTGGCTTCGTCGGCCACGTCCGTGTGGATGCTGGCGGCGGCCCAGGTGCCCAACGCGATCCTGATCGCCGCGGTCTCCGGCCTGGGCATCTCCTACTTCCAGGACATGATGCCGCACTATCCGGGCCGGGCCACGACAATGTTCACCAACACCTTCCCGATCGGGCAGATCCTGGCGGCTCCGCTGTTCGGGCTGGCGCAGGAGTTCGGCTTCCGTCTGGCGTACGGACTGAATCTGACGCTGAGCGTGCTCGGCCTGCTCCTGCTGGTCGCCTTCCGGCCGCCCGCCGTCACCGTGGAACCGGCTGAATCTGATCACAAGTCCGCAGCGGGCCAGGGGTAA
- the clpB gene encoding ATP-dependent chaperone ClpB: MNTERLTTKSREVITAAVADAGRRGHATVEPWHMLLSLLDTGGSTATALLRAVGANPADIRRAAARAIEQLPSARGASTVEPSLSREFVNAIGSADLIAKPLGDEYVSTEHLLAGLARVGGAVSQLLKDAGATEDALVAAFPQVRGGERRVTTADPEQTYQALEKYSVDLTALARDGKIDPVIGRDTEIRRVVQVLSRRTKNNPVLIGEPGVGKTAIVEGLAQRIVAGDVPETLRDKKLVSLDLGAMVAGAQYRGQFEERLKSVLEEIRNSNGQVVTFLDELHTVVGAGKGEGSMDAGNMLKPMLARGELRMVGATTLDEYREHIEKDPALERRFQPVVVGEPTVEDTIGILRGLKGRYEAHHRVQITDAALVAAASLSDRYISDRFLPDKAIDLIDEAASRLRMEIDSRPVELDQLQRQVDRMRVEKLALEKETDPASVARLERLVADLADREEELTALNARWERERGGLNRVGELKKQLDEAKAAQERAQRDGELLEASRLLYEVIPALEKEIRVAADSEVEDTEPPMVKEEVGADDIAEVVSSWTGIPAGRMMEGETAKLLRMEESLSAKVIGQREAVAAVAGAVRRARAGIADPDRPTGSFLFLGPTGVGKTELVKALAGFLFDDERAMVRIDMSEYGEKHSVARLVGAPPGYVGYEEGGQLTEAVRRRPYSVVLLDEVEKAHPDVFDLLLQVLDDGRLTDGQGRTVDFRNAILVLTSNLGSANSDFTMSDEERHDEVLAAVRAHFKPEFLNRLDDIVVFHALTKADLTDIVDIQIGRLRGRLADRRLALEVAPSAVEWLGEHGYDPIYGARPLRRLIQSAIGDKLAKELLAGEIRDGDTVVVELGEAKDGLTVRRG, from the coding sequence ATGAACACCGAACGTCTGACCACCAAGAGCCGCGAAGTGATCACCGCGGCGGTCGCCGACGCGGGTCGGCGCGGACATGCCACGGTGGAGCCGTGGCACATGCTGTTGTCGCTGCTGGACACGGGTGGATCCACCGCGACGGCGCTGCTGAGGGCGGTCGGAGCCAACCCGGCGGACATTCGCCGTGCCGCCGCCCGCGCGATCGAGCAACTGCCCTCCGCGCGAGGCGCCAGCACCGTCGAGCCCAGCCTGTCCCGTGAGTTCGTCAACGCCATCGGCTCGGCCGACCTGATCGCCAAGCCGCTCGGCGATGAGTATGTGTCTACCGAACACCTGCTGGCCGGCCTGGCCCGGGTCGGCGGCGCGGTGAGCCAGCTGCTCAAGGACGCCGGCGCCACCGAGGACGCCCTGGTCGCCGCGTTCCCGCAGGTCCGGGGCGGGGAGCGACGGGTCACCACGGCCGATCCCGAGCAGACCTACCAGGCGCTGGAGAAGTACAGCGTCGACCTGACCGCCCTGGCCCGGGACGGCAAGATCGACCCGGTGATCGGGCGGGACACCGAGATCCGCCGGGTGGTGCAGGTCCTGTCGCGGCGGACCAAGAACAACCCCGTGCTGATCGGCGAGCCTGGCGTCGGCAAGACCGCCATCGTCGAGGGCCTGGCCCAGCGGATCGTGGCCGGCGACGTGCCGGAGACGCTGCGCGACAAGAAGCTGGTCTCGCTCGACCTCGGCGCGATGGTCGCCGGCGCGCAGTACCGCGGTCAGTTCGAGGAGCGGCTGAAGAGCGTCCTCGAGGAGATCCGCAACTCCAACGGGCAGGTCGTCACCTTCCTCGACGAGCTGCACACGGTCGTCGGCGCGGGCAAGGGCGAGGGCTCGATGGACGCCGGCAACATGCTCAAGCCCATGCTGGCCCGGGGTGAGCTGCGGATGGTCGGTGCCACCACGCTGGACGAGTATCGGGAGCACATCGAGAAGGACCCGGCCCTGGAGCGCCGCTTCCAGCCGGTCGTGGTCGGTGAGCCGACCGTCGAGGACACGATCGGCATCCTGCGCGGGCTCAAGGGTCGGTATGAGGCGCATCACCGCGTACAGATCACTGATGCCGCCCTGGTGGCTGCCGCCAGCCTGTCGGACCGCTACATCAGCGACCGGTTCCTGCCGGACAAGGCGATCGACCTGATCGACGAGGCCGCCTCCCGGCTGCGCATGGAGATCGACTCCCGGCCGGTCGAGCTGGACCAGCTGCAGCGCCAGGTGGACCGGATGCGGGTCGAGAAACTCGCGCTGGAGAAGGAGACCGACCCGGCCTCGGTGGCCCGGCTGGAACGCCTGGTCGCCGACCTCGCCGACCGCGAGGAGGAGCTCACCGCGCTGAACGCCCGGTGGGAGCGCGAGCGCGGCGGGCTGAACCGGGTCGGTGAGCTGAAGAAGCAGCTCGACGAGGCCAAGGCCGCTCAAGAGCGGGCACAGCGGGACGGCGAGCTGCTCGAAGCGTCCCGCCTGCTCTACGAGGTGATCCCGGCCCTGGAGAAGGAGATCCGGGTCGCCGCCGACTCGGAGGTCGAGGACACCGAGCCGCCCATGGTCAAGGAGGAGGTCGGCGCCGACGACATCGCCGAGGTCGTCTCCTCGTGGACCGGCATCCCGGCCGGCCGGATGATGGAGGGCGAGACCGCCAAGCTGCTGCGCATGGAGGAGTCGCTGTCGGCCAAGGTGATCGGCCAGCGCGAGGCCGTCGCCGCGGTCGCCGGAGCGGTACGCCGAGCACGCGCCGGAATCGCCGACCCGGACCGGCCCACCGGCAGCTTCCTCTTCCTCGGCCCCACCGGCGTCGGTAAGACCGAGCTGGTCAAGGCGCTAGCCGGCTTCCTCTTCGACGACGAGCGGGCGATGGTCCGCATCGACATGAGCGAGTACGGCGAAAAGCACTCGGTGGCGCGACTGGTCGGCGCCCCGCCCGGCTACGTGGGGTACGAGGAGGGTGGCCAGCTAACCGAGGCGGTGCGGCGCCGGCCGTACAGCGTGGTGCTGCTCGACGAGGTGGAGAAGGCCCACCCGGACGTCTTCGACCTGCTGCTCCAGGTGCTCGACGACGGCCGGCTCACCGACGGCCAGGGGCGTACGGTCGACTTCCGCAACGCCATCCTGGTGCTGACCTCGAACCTCGGCTCGGCCAACTCCGACTTCACGATGAGCGACGAGGAGCGGCACGACGAGGTGCTGGCCGCGGTCCGGGCCCACTTCAAGCCGGAATTCCTGAACCGGCTCGACGACATCGTGGTCTTCCACGCCCTCACCAAGGCCGACCTGACCGACATCGTCGACATCCAGATCGGCCGGCTGCGTGGGCGCCTCGCCGACCGGCGGCTCGCGCTGGAAGTCGCTCCGTCGGCCGTGGAGTGGCTGGGTGAGCACGGGTATGACCCGATCTACGGCGCCCGGCCGCTGCGCCGCCTGATCCAGTCGGCGATCGGCGACAAACTGGCCAAGGAACTGCTGGCCGGCGAGATCCGCGACGGCGACACCGTGGTGGTCGAGCTGGGCGAGGCCAAGGACGGCCTTACGGTCCGAAGAGGCTGA